GGCGCGACGTACTCTTCGCCACTATACTCTCTAGCACGATCTTGCCAGCCCATACACGTTCTCCCATTTAGGGGGCCATTTTAAACCACCCCGGCCGTTGCTGTCAACCTTTCATTCGAGGAATATCTGATTTTTTCAACCCTGTTTCTCCACCAGCCCCATCCGCGTCAAATCACTCAGAAATCGCCGCACGTCCGCGCAGGCCGTTTCGCGCGGAATGTGATACCGTGCGACGATCGCCGCATCGAGATCCTCCTCCGTGCGGGGGGTCTCAATCAGCGCCCAGAGCCATCGGCCGACGCCGTTCAAGGTATACACGCTGGCGGTACACCCCTGCACGGGGATCAGCAGATGCTCGCCGGCCACCGAGCGGGCCACCACGTCTTTCTTCTGGAGGTACGTCATCGCTCAATCCATTCTGCGCAAGCGGTAGAATCCCTGTGTCGTGACGGTGGAGACCGGAACAGCCACGGTGGAGAGCGGCGCCTGGGGTGCGATGGCTGTCCCGGGCGCAGCCCAGTCCGTCGCGTTTGTGAACGCCCAGGAGACGGCCTGCCAGTCGTCCGTGGCCAGCAGGGATGCGTTGTGTTCGATGTGGTACGTGCGGTTCGACGCCGCCTCGAACGCGATTGTCCGGCGTTCGCCATTGGACAGGCGCGCGTCCGTGATCCGGAGCACGAAATTGGTGGGGTCGGTACGGGCCTGAAGCTCCTGCCAGGTTCGCCAGCCATCCAGATCCGGATCGGCGAGATCGGCGTTGGGGGCTAACTGGCCATACTGCACCAGTCCGGCGACTTCCGTGCCCCGGGCGGTCACGTCGTGGCGGAAGACCAGCGCCGGGTCGCCTGAAAGACTCAAACACATCAACCGCTCCCTGACACCGGGGCGGCTTGAAATCAGCGGATTCTGCGCCGCCCGCCGCACCCCAAGGCGGAGCACATCGCCCAGCCGCACGGTGCCGTCCGCCGTCGCCTGCGAATAGAGATCCACGCCCACCACGTCCCCCTCGTCATCGAGGAAAAACCCCGTCGTGCCGATCGCGGCCGCAAACCCGGTGTTCGGTTCGAACAATCCATAAGGGATGATGGTTATGGACGAGGTCAGAAACTGCCACACATTGACCTGGCACCCGATCATGACGGCGATCATCGGATTCGTCCAGTTGCTCGCTTTAATGTCATTGACCGACACGGTGGTGCTGGCCCTCAAGAGTTTCCGGGGATCAAAACCGATGGATGACTTGTTGCTGTGTCCGAAGAAATGAAAGAGTCCCGAACCCGCCTTCAGCGCCGGAATCAAGCTGTTCGTCTTCACGATGATCAAGTTGCTGGGGTCGCTCGCATGGGGGTAGTTGGAGACGAACGTCCGGCCTGCGGCCTGAAGCGGCGCGATCAGCTTGTCGGTGGCGATGTCAAACGGGTAGTCCTTGTTCGGATCGGGATTGTCGGACCAATCGGGGGCCACAGCGGCATAGCGCTTGGCCAGCGTGCCGTCGCGCCGCAGCCAGGCCCCTTCGTAGGCTTTCGTCTTTTGTACCGCGAGGGCCACCTCCTGGGTCCGGGTGGTCGGCAGGCGGCCGATGGCCACGTCCGCGAGTCCGTCACTATCCACATCGCCCAGCGCCGCGTCAAGAGCCGCAGTCATGCCCAGTCCATTGTTGAAACGCTGCCCGGCGATGATTGTGGGGATCAGGCAGGCCGTGTAATCGTTGACCGAGAATCGCTGATGCTTGAAATCGAGCGCGCCGGCGCCGGCGAGCAGGAGGTAGCGCAGGGGGCGTTCTCCCCAGGCGGTGAGACCGGTCGCACAGAAAGCGCGGATGGCCAGCGGATCAACCAGCCCGAAACTGTAGCGATTGTAGAGGGACTCGACATCCACGATCACCGTTCGCAACCCTTGCGCATTGCGGAAGGCGGCCAGATCCTGGAGCGCCGCGCGAAAGCCGACGCACCACCCCTCGGGCGGAATCAGCATGACGTAGTCGGCGGCGTGGGCCGACGATTCCCAGTCCACGTCGCGCACACCGCGTACGGCGGGTTGCCGGACGCCAGCGGACTTGGAAAAAACCTGATAGACCTGTCCGCTGCCGCCGCAGGGGAAGGCCGCGATCCAATTGGAGGCCGCGCCGTCGCGCGTGAGCGTAACCGGCTCCACAACCACCGGCGCGTGGGTCGTGGTCACATCCAGCACCGCGACATCGTTGGAGGCAAATCCCGATACCGCCACCGTGTTGCTCTCCCCGCCGGTGCAGCGCAGCGCGCCATTGCGCGCGCGGTAGAGGCGCGGATACGTGAACGTACAGGACATGCAGAGAAACCGGGTGTAATCGTAGAGCGCCACGGATTCCGCTGGCTCCGTGGCGAGATTTTCAACTTTCAAAACAGCCGCATTGCCCGTCAGGTTGGTGAATGAGAATGGGTAGGTGAAGGCCTGGTACTGCTCGCCCGGCCATGTCGCCGGCGGCCCGAGTATTTTGCCGCCAACCGACACCTGCGCCACGTGTGCATCCAACGACTCTTCCACCTCGTAGACGGACATCAGATTGACGGTGACCGAGCCGGTCCATAGGTTCGTTGCACAGTCATCGAGTGGCGCATTGATTTGCACGACACGAGAACCATCCCTTCCCAGCAGAAACCCCGGATTGAAAGCGAGATACGAGGCCGGGGCATCGGCCAACGAGCTGAAGGAGACGCGGGAGAGATAGGTGGTGCCCTGGAGCGTGATCGCATCGGTGAACCACGCATTCGTCATGACCGGATCGGGTGGCGTCATCGCCAGAGGCGCCATGTGCAAGCCGGGCGCCTGGGAGACCCAGTAGACGTTTTCGGGCGCGAAACGCGAGGCGGCGGGCAGGCCGTGGAAGAGGAGCGCGTCGCCGTCGGCGAGCCAGGCGACGGGGGCGCCCTAGCAGGCGAGCGCGAGGTTGGTGCCGGCGATGGCCGCCGCCACGGCGGCGGCGTTCCAACCGCCGGCCGTCGCGAGTTCCTGGGCAGTCACGCGGTAGAGGCCCTCGTGCCGCAGGCTCAGGCGCACACGGTCCGCCGGCACGCTGTTGGTCCAGGCGCGCACGCGGTCTCCGGTCCCGATCCAGGACTTGGGCGGCGGCGCGTCAGCAGCCAAGGCCTGCGTCCCGATCACGGAGGCGAGGGTGGCCGACGGAACTTTGCGCGGCGCGGCGGCTGTCTGGATGAGGCCCTCCCACGCGGCCACCGGCTGGTCCGCGCCATGCCGGGACACGATCAGCAGGTCGTATCGCACGGAGTCGCCGGCCCGCGCGAGCGGGTCGGCCAGTTCGTAGGATCCGCCCGCTTCGTCGCCCCGTGCCCGCACGTAACCGGACCCGACCGGCTCGGGCGCCTGATCGGGACGCTGGCGCATCACGCGGAACGCCCCCACGCCGAGCTCGGCTGTGGTCTGCCAGGAGACGCGGACCTCGCCGTCCGCCGCTCGGGCCGAAGCCTCGAAACGGGCGATCTCGGCGTCCGCCGCATAGAGCACGCCCCCCCGCTTTCGCCGGCCGGCAGCGGGCGCGCACTGAGAAGGAGGGCGCTTGCGGCAGCAAACACGGGAACCCGGCAGGCCAGACGAGATAACGCGCAGTGCCTGAAATTGCTCATTGCCCGCCATTATACCATATCTGGGGCGAATTCGGCAATCCCGGGACAAGCTTCGCCGTAGTCGGTTAGCGACAGAGTGGGAGAGTGTGGGAGAGTGTGGGAGTGTGAGTGTGGGAGTGGGAGTGTGGGAGTGTGGGGAAGATGAAGATTAAGTAACCTCAACAGAACTGCCATGCGCCCCTACGCCAGCCCCTGGCAGATGGTGATGCAGATCACGCCGACGATATCGTCGGCGGTGCAGCCGCGAGAGAGGTCGTTGACGGGTTTTCCGGTGCCCTGGAGGATCGGGCCGTAGGCGATGGCGCCAGCGAGGCGCTCGGTGATCTTGTAGCAGATGTTGCCAGCCTGGAGGTCGGGGAAGATCAGGACGTTGGCGTCGCCGGCGATCGTGCCGGCCGGGTTTTTCGAGGCGGCCACGGACGGCACGAGGGCGGCGTCGGCCTGGAGCTCGCCGTCCACGACGGCGTCGAGACCGATCGCGGCGAAACGCGCGCGCGTCTTTTCCATGGCCTCTCGCATCTTGTCAACCAGCGGATGCTTGGCCGATCCCTTGGTCGAGAAGCTGAGGAACGCGAGCCTGGGCCGTTTACCGAGCAGGGAGCGGCAGGTGGCGGCGGTGGCCTGGGCGATATCGACCAACTCGTCGGCGGTGGGGCAGATGTTGACGCCGCAGTCGGCATAGATCAGGACATCGTCGCCGGAGGGCGTGGGGCGCGGGAGGTCCATGAGGAAGCATCCCGAGGCGAGGGAGATACCCGGGGCGGTTCCGA
The sequence above is a segment of the Lentisphaerota bacterium genome. Coding sequences within it:
- a CDS encoding PqqD family protein; this encodes MTYLQKKDVVARSVAGEHLLIPVQGCTASVYTLNGVGRWLWALIETPRTEEDLDAAIVARYHIPRETACADVRRFLSDLTRMGLVEKQG
- a CDS encoding phosphotransacetylase produces the protein MQLLERLTPVVRAARKTIVLPEGHDPRVITAAIQAKTRGLCAPVVLATPAELAAAEARAGGTLAAHGIPCMDYTASNLLPALAVALHARRKAKGMTLEEASATLSSKRLFFGNMLLACGHVDGLVAGSIASTPDMLRAAFTCVGTAPGISLASGCFLMDLPRPTPSGDDVLIYADCGVNICPTADELVDIAQATAATCRSLLGKRPRLAFLSFSTKGSAKHPLVDKMREAMEKTRARFAAIGLDAVVDGELQADAALVPSVAASKNPAGTIAGDANVLIFPDLQAGNICYKITERLAGAIAYGPILQGTGKPVNDLSRGCTADDIVGVICITICQGLA